From Eriocheir sinensis breed Jianghai 21 chromosome 16, ASM2467909v1, whole genome shotgun sequence, a single genomic window includes:
- the LOC126999495 gene encoding monocarboxylate transporter 5-like produces MDVKKGGRPPDGGWGWMVIGGCFTILMVLAMCSFSYSILFSDFLLSRGTSSTTIAWIFNLHIFLWNAIGVFTGPLTKEFGFRRVSLSGSLLASFFTFTLTFVDSLLGLFVSFAFVGMFGGLAAKPCYLLLTSYFDRKRGLANAFLMAGVCCAQFVGPPFIRYLLVEYGRQGTTLLLSGMVLQCVVGSALFQPVEWHLKVDEEEENVEEEEEDKEKVHEGDPDAGVTDEMRAKEAERRKMLGTSLSRRPSETSMLSLAVSNIDLSSIPPVSRRGSIALEDTTDNNNLDKTAHGSSGGVRRLIKASARVVKDVISNMEILRSPRALIIVVGGMLSINAYINFLITVPFAIQGAGHTLSDAAWCMSIGAATNLASRLISSGLSDQPWFNLRYVYMTGAAINSISSAVFGFLQDLRLIQVTMAVWGLGVGMNVSLLVLAMPHFMGVENMSAIFSVNSLMMSVSMIVFGPLFGFIRDLTGSYVASMLAMGVCGGLSVVLWCLMPAAMAYDARREAEKTSKEWAAKV; encoded by the exons ATGGACGTGAAGAAAGGGGGACGCCCACCTGACGGGGGATGGGGCTGGATGGTGATCGGGGGCTGCTTCACTATTCtg aTGGTTCTCGCGATGtgctccttctcttactccatcctcttctccgacttcctcctctcccgcggcacctcctccaccaccatcgcctGGATCTTCAACCTTCATATCTTCTTGTGGAACGCCATCGGGGTGTTCACGGGGCCGCTCACCAAGGAGTTCGGGTTCAGGCGCGTCTCCTTGAGCGGTAGTTTGCTCGCGAGTTTCTTCACCTTCACCCTTACCTTCGTGGACTCCTTGTTGGGCCTGTTCGTCTCCTTCGCTTTCgtag GAATGTTTGGAGGTCTCGCAGCCAAGCCATGCTACCTCCTCCTTACTAGCTACTTCGACCGCAAGCGTGGGCTAGCCAACGCCTTTTTGATGGCCGGCGTGTGCTGTGCTCAATTCGTTGGTCCCCCGTTCATCCGTTACCTCCTGGTTGAGTATGGGCGTCAGGGGACCACACTACTCCTCAGCGGCATGGTCCTGCAGTGTGTCGTGGGCTCGGCCTTGTTCCAGCCCGTCGAGTGGCATCtgaaggtggatgaggaggaggaaaacgtcgaggaggaggaggaggacaaggagaaggtgCATGAAGGTGATCCGGATGCTGGAGTGACGGATGAGATGAGGGCGAAGGAGGCTGAGAGACGAAAGATGCTTGGGACGAGCCTATCCAGACGGCCCAGTGAGACTTCAATGCTGTCCTTGGCGGTCTCTAACATCGACCTATCCAGTATCCCTCCAGTGAGCCGCCGGGGGTCCATTGCCCTTGAAGACACCACAGACAACAACAACCTCGACAAGACCGCCCACGGGTCCTCTGGGGGCGTGCGAAGGTTAATAAAGGCGTCGGCGAGGGTCGTGAAGGATGTGATTTCCAATATGGAGATCCTCAGGTCTCCGCGAGCTCTCATCATCGTGGTAGGCGGCATGCTCTCCATCAACGCCTACATCAACTTCCTCATCACGGTGCCCTTCGCTATCCAGGGCGCCGGACACACGCTCTCGGACGCCGCCTGGTGCATGTCCATCGGGGCAGCGACCAACCTCGCTTCGCGCCTCATCTCCTCCGGCCTCTCCGACCAGCCGTGGTTCAACCTCCGCTACGTCTACATGACCGGCGCCGCCATAAATAGCATCAGCAGCGCAG tGTTCGGGTTCCTGCAAGACCTGCGACTCATCCAGGTGACCATGGCGGTGTGGGGCCTCGGCGTGGGCATGAACGTGTCCCTCCTCGTCCTGGCCATGCCGCACTTCATGGGCGTGGAAAACATGTCGGCGATCTTCAGCGTCAACTCCCTCATGATGTCCGTTTCCATGATCGTCTTCGGCCCGCTCTTCG GCTTTATTAGGGACCTCACCGGGAGTTACGTCGCGAGTATGCTGGCCATGGGCGTGTGTGGGGGCCTGAGTGTGGTGCTGTGGTGCCTCATGCCCGCCGCCATGGCCTACGACGCGCGGCGGGAGGCGGAGAAGACGAGCAAGGAGTGGGCAGCGaaggtgtga
- the LOC126999172 gene encoding monocarboxylate transporter 12-like produces the protein MKLQVEVPLETQDDESSGKDTSSGKGDASDQLCVRERRGSVRQEGREGTEDAGPADGEVQEEQKAGGEEGSVKMEPPDGGWGWVVAFASLLIMTLIPVMSYCFGVLFSRYLLLSGTSSTTTAWIFNTQNFLFNTIGLFVRPLSQEFGWRKVAITGTFLASLGFGITAFAPSPEFFFFSFSILGGVGGGIITPLCYVVVPSYFTRRRGVANAIMGFGSGLGQIAVPPFLRVLQETFADRGATLIFSGLMFHSCLAATTFHPVERHMKPSRAKATTESDQDTKPPPKPQTTTSTSSPKPSIFVRVAKSTMSDLSILRSRRAVIITVAWALAISSTLNFLMMVPFALQDAGFSLDFSAWCLSSLGVSSLVVRTLASALTDLPFFKVKVFFVAGLVIMATSTAVFPLVGSQGWLLAVSLGYGAGLGTIAGLNTLVMIDVMGIDRLAPLFGTTSLISAITVLSLGTVIGIIRDASGSYPISLWFAAGMLGCSVLLWALMGRATRWDKERMEEGRPNL, from the exons ATGAAGCTACAGGTCGAGGTTCCTTTAGAGACACAAGATGACGAGAGCAGCGGCAAAGACACAAGCAGCGGCAAAGGCGATGCTTCAGACCaattgtgtgtgcgtgagaggcGAGGCTCCGTCAggcaggaaggacgggagggtaCTGAAGATGCCGGGCCTGCGGATGGTGAAGTGCAGGAGGAGCAGAAGgcgggaggagaagaaggcagcGTGAAGATGGAGCCACCTGACGGAGGGTGGGGCTGGGTGGTCGCCTTCGCCAGCCTCCTTATcatg acCCTTATCCCCGTCATGAGTTACTGCTTCGGCGTGCTCTTCTcccgctacctcctcctctccggcacctcctccaccaccaccgcctggaTCTTCAACACCCAGAACTTCCTCTTCAACACCATCGGCCTCTTCGTGCGGCCTCTCTCGCAGGAGTTCGGCTGGCGGAAGGTCGCGATCACCGGCACCTTCCTCGCCTCCCTGGGCTTCGGCATCACGGCTTTCGCGCCTTCGCCggagtttttcttcttctccttctccattctcgGCG gGGTCGGCGGCGGCATCATCACCCCCCTGTGCTACGTCGTGGTGCCGAGCTACTTTACGAGGCGGCGGGGCGTGGCCAACGCCATCATGGGTTTCGGCTCGGGCCTCGGGCAGATCGCTGTGCCGCCCTTCCTCAGGGTACTCCAAGAGACCTTCGCAGACCGCGGCGCCACCCTCATCTTCAGCGGCCTCATGTTCCACTCCTGCCTCGCCGCCACCACCTTCCACCCCGTAGAGAGGCACATGAAGCCATCCCGGGCGAAGGCCACGACGGAGAGCGACCAGGACACGAAGCCTCCGCCAAAGCCACAAACCACGACCTCGACCTCGTCCCCCAAACCGTCGATCTTCGTGCGGGTTGCCAAGTCAACGATGTCAGACCTGAGCATCCTTCGGTCCCGGCGCGCGGTCATCATCACCGTGGCCTGGGCCCTGGCGATCAGCAGCACCCTAAACTTCTTGATGATGGTGCCGTTCGCCTTGCAGGACGCTGGCTTCTCCCTTGACTTCTCAGCGTGGTGCCTCTCCAGTCTAGGCGTGTCCAGTCTCGTCGTCCGCACCCTTGCCTCCGCCCTCACCGACCTGCCGTTCTTCAAAGTCAAGGTATTCTTCGTCGCCGGGCTCGTCATCATGGCCACCTCTACTGCCG TGTTCCCGCTGGTGGGGTCGCAAGGGTGGCTGCTCGCCGTCAGCTTGGGCTACGGGGCAGGCCTGGGCACCATCGCGGGCCTCAACACCCTGGTAATGATCGACGTGATGGGCATCGACCGTCTGGCGCCGCTCTTTGGCACAACCTCCCTCATAAGTGCAATTACCGTCCTCTCCTTGGGCACTGTTATAG GTATAATCAGGGACGCCTCAGGAAGCTACCCCATCAGCCTCTGGTTCGCGGCTGGGATGTTAGGATGCAGCGTCCTCCTTTGGGCGTTGATGGGACGGGCGACGAGATGGGACAAGGAGCGAATGGAGGAAGGGCGCCCAAACctgtga